One window of the Mycobacteriales bacterium genome contains the following:
- the lysA gene encoding diaminopimelate decarboxylase — protein MSVLEPAVWPATARTDASGVLVVGGVSVRELAAEFGTPAFVLDEADFRERARAWREAFADADPYYAGKAFLCHAVARWVNEEGLGLDVCTGGELAVAERAAFPPERLLFHGNNKSVAELRRAVAYGVGRVVVDSFEEIARLADVAAAAGVTQRVLVRVTPGVEAHTHEYVQTGQEDQKFGFSLASGAAAKAVDAVASAPSLALAGLHAHIGSQIFETQGFALAAHRMLGLLASVRESFAGPPELNLGGGLGIAYTPEDAPLEVAEFADRLRALVADECAALGIAVPRLAVEPGRAIVGPTTVTLYEVGTVKELPGLRTYVSVDGGMSDNIRTVLYDAHYTARLASRRSDADPRRVTLCGKHCESGDIVIRDVPLPADLRPGDLVAVPATGAYCRAMASSYNHVPRPPVVAVRDGQARLVVRRETEDDLLRLDVAP, from the coding sequence GTGAGCGTCCTCGAGCCGGCCGTCTGGCCGGCCACCGCGCGGACCGACGCGTCCGGCGTCCTCGTCGTCGGCGGGGTGTCGGTGCGCGAGCTGGCCGCGGAGTTCGGGACGCCCGCGTTCGTGCTGGACGAGGCGGACTTCCGGGAGCGGGCGCGGGCCTGGCGCGAGGCGTTCGCCGACGCCGACCCGTACTACGCCGGCAAGGCGTTCCTCTGCCACGCCGTCGCGCGCTGGGTGAACGAGGAGGGGCTCGGCCTCGACGTCTGCACCGGCGGCGAGCTCGCGGTCGCCGAGCGGGCGGCGTTCCCGCCGGAACGCCTGCTGTTCCACGGCAACAACAAGTCCGTCGCCGAGCTGCGCCGCGCCGTCGCGTACGGCGTCGGCCGCGTCGTCGTGGACTCGTTCGAGGAGATCGCCCGGCTCGCCGACGTGGCCGCCGCGGCGGGCGTGACGCAGCGCGTGCTGGTCCGCGTGACGCCGGGCGTCGAGGCCCACACCCACGAGTACGTGCAGACCGGCCAGGAGGACCAGAAGTTCGGGTTCTCGCTCGCGTCCGGCGCGGCCGCGAAGGCCGTCGACGCGGTCGCGTCGGCGCCGTCGCTCGCGCTCGCCGGGCTGCACGCCCACATCGGGTCGCAGATCTTCGAGACGCAGGGGTTCGCGCTCGCCGCGCACCGGATGCTCGGGCTGCTCGCGTCGGTGCGCGAGTCGTTCGCCGGGCCGCCGGAGCTGAACCTCGGCGGCGGCCTCGGCATCGCGTACACGCCGGAGGACGCTCCGCTGGAGGTGGCGGAGTTCGCGGACCGGCTGCGTGCGCTGGTCGCCGACGAGTGCGCCGCGCTCGGCATCGCCGTGCCGCGGCTCGCCGTCGAGCCGGGCCGCGCGATCGTCGGCCCCACGACGGTGACGCTCTACGAGGTCGGCACGGTGAAGGAGCTGCCCGGCCTGCGGACCTACGTCAGCGTCGACGGCGGGATGAGCGACAACATCCGCACCGTCCTCTACGACGCGCACTACACGGCGCGGCTCGCCTCCCGGCGCAGCGACGCCGACCCGCGGCGGGTGACGTTGTGCGGCAAGCACTGCGAGAGCGGCGACATCGTCATCCGCGACGTCCCGCTGCCGGCCGACCTGCGCCCCGGCGACCTGGTCGCGGTGCCGGCGACCGGCGCGTACTGCCGGGCGATGGCGAGCAGCTACAACCACGTCCCGCGCCCGCCGGTGGTCGCCGTGCGCGACGGGCAGGCCCGGCTCGTCGTGCGCCGGGAGACCGAGGACGACCTGCTGCGTCTGGACGTCGCGCCATGA
- a CDS encoding homoserine dehydrogenase: protein MRPLRVALLGCGVVGSSVVRLVTEQSADLAHRVGAPVEVAGIAVRRPGLRRDVDVDPALLTTDAHGLVTRDDVDIVVEVIGGIEPARSLLLAAFAAGKPVVTANKALLASDGATIHDAAAKAGVDLYFEASVAGGIPLLRPLKESLAGERLTRVLGIVNGTTNFILTRMHETGAGFADALDEATALGYAEADPSADIEGFDAAAKAAILASIAFHSRVTVADVHREGIVDVTAADIASARAMGRVVKLLAICERAGDGVSVRVHPAMIPATHPLASVRDAFNAVFVEGESVGQLMFYGRGAGGLPTASAVLGDVVAVARNLRSGSRGVGESAYASLRALPMGDVLTRYHVNLDVADKAGVLAAVATAFADHDVSIGTVRQEGHGDDATLVLVTHTARDDALRRTVEVLRSLDVVRAVTSVMRVED, encoded by the coding sequence ATGAGGCCGCTGCGGGTCGCGCTGCTCGGCTGCGGCGTCGTCGGGTCGAGCGTCGTGCGGCTGGTCACCGAGCAGTCCGCCGACCTCGCGCACCGCGTCGGCGCGCCGGTCGAGGTGGCCGGCATCGCCGTCCGCCGGCCGGGGCTGCGCCGCGACGTCGATGTCGACCCGGCACTGCTCACGACCGACGCGCACGGGCTGGTGACGCGCGACGACGTCGACATCGTCGTCGAGGTCATCGGCGGCATCGAGCCGGCCCGGTCGCTGCTGCTGGCGGCGTTCGCGGCCGGCAAGCCGGTCGTCACCGCGAACAAGGCGCTGCTCGCCTCCGACGGCGCCACCATCCACGACGCCGCCGCCAAGGCCGGCGTCGACCTCTACTTCGAGGCGTCGGTGGCGGGCGGGATCCCGCTGCTGCGGCCGTTGAAGGAGTCGCTGGCGGGCGAACGGCTGACCCGCGTCCTCGGCATCGTCAACGGCACCACCAACTTCATCCTCACCCGCATGCACGAGACCGGCGCGGGCTTCGCCGACGCGCTGGACGAGGCGACCGCGCTCGGCTACGCGGAGGCCGACCCGAGCGCGGACATCGAGGGGTTCGACGCCGCCGCGAAGGCCGCGATCCTCGCGTCGATCGCGTTCCACTCGCGGGTCACCGTCGCGGACGTCCACCGCGAGGGCATCGTCGACGTCACCGCCGCCGACATCGCGAGCGCGCGCGCGATGGGCCGCGTCGTGAAGCTGCTCGCCATCTGCGAACGCGCCGGCGACGGCGTGTCCGTGCGCGTCCACCCGGCGATGATCCCGGCGACGCACCCGCTCGCGTCGGTGCGGGACGCGTTCAACGCGGTGTTCGTGGAGGGCGAGTCGGTCGGGCAGCTCATGTTCTACGGCCGGGGCGCGGGCGGGCTGCCGACGGCGAGCGCGGTCCTCGGCGACGTGGTCGCCGTCGCGCGCAACCTGCGGTCCGGCTCGCGCGGCGTCGGCGAGTCGGCGTACGCGTCGCTGCGCGCACTGCCGATGGGCGACGTGCTGACCCGCTACCACGTGAACCTCGACGTCGCCGACAAGGCCGGCGTGCTCGCGGCGGTGGCGACGGCGTTCGCCGACCACGACGTCTCGATCGGCACGGTCCGCCAGGAGGGGCACGGCGACGACGCGACGCTGGTGCTCGTCACGCACACCGCGCGCGACGACGCGTTGCGGCGCACGGTGGAGGTGCTGCGTTCTCTCGACGTCGTGCGGGCTGTGACGTCGGTCATGCGGGTAGAGGACTGA
- the thrC gene encoding threonine synthase: MAWRGVVEEYRSRLPVDDGVAPVTLLEGGTPLVPAPHLSSLTGCDVWLKVEGLNPTGSFKDRGMTMAITKAVEEGSRAVICASTGNTSASAAAYAARAGLVCAVLVPQGKIALGKLAQALVHGATLLQVTGNFDDCLDLARDLAKNYPVTLVNSVNPFRIEGQKTAAFEVCDALGRAPDVHCLPVGNAGNVTAYWKGYREYARDGVVPATPAMRGYQAAGAAPLVSGRPVPQPETIATAIRIGNPASWDTAILARDESGGAIEAVTDGQILDAYRLVARHEGVFVEPASAASVAGLLMSAEAGDVPRGSLVVCTVTGHGLKDPETALAGLPEPRVVGVDADAAAALLDLS; the protein is encoded by the coding sequence ATGGCCTGGCGCGGAGTGGTGGAGGAGTACCGGTCGCGGCTGCCGGTGGACGACGGCGTCGCGCCGGTGACGTTGCTGGAGGGCGGCACGCCGCTCGTGCCGGCGCCGCACCTGTCGTCGCTCACCGGCTGCGACGTGTGGCTGAAGGTCGAGGGGCTCAACCCGACCGGCTCGTTCAAGGACCGCGGCATGACGATGGCCATCACCAAGGCCGTCGAGGAGGGCAGCCGCGCCGTCATCTGCGCGTCCACCGGCAACACGTCCGCCTCGGCCGCGGCGTACGCCGCCCGCGCCGGACTGGTCTGCGCGGTGCTGGTGCCGCAGGGGAAGATCGCGCTCGGCAAGCTCGCCCAGGCGCTCGTGCACGGCGCGACGCTGCTCCAGGTCACCGGCAACTTCGACGACTGCCTGGACCTCGCCCGTGACCTGGCGAAGAACTACCCGGTGACGCTGGTCAACTCGGTCAACCCGTTCCGGATCGAGGGGCAGAAGACGGCGGCGTTCGAGGTCTGCGACGCGCTCGGCCGCGCGCCCGACGTGCACTGCCTGCCGGTCGGCAACGCCGGCAACGTCACGGCGTACTGGAAGGGGTACCGCGAGTACGCCCGCGACGGCGTGGTGCCGGCGACGCCGGCGATGCGCGGCTACCAGGCCGCCGGGGCGGCGCCATTGGTGAGCGGCCGGCCGGTGCCGCAGCCGGAGACGATCGCGACCGCGATCCGCATCGGCAACCCCGCGTCGTGGGACACCGCGATCCTCGCTCGGGACGAGTCCGGCGGCGCGATCGAGGCGGTGACCGACGGGCAGATCCTCGACGCGTACCGGCTGGTGGCGCGGCACGAGGGCGTGTTCGTGGAGCCGGCGTCGGCGGCGTCCGTCGCGGGGCTGCTGATGTCGGCCGAGGCGGGCGACGTGCCGCGTGGCTCGCTCGTCGTCTGCACCGTCACCGGGCACGGCCTGAAGGACCCGGAGACGGCGCTCGCCGGGCTGCCGGAGCCGCGGGTGGTGGGGGTCGACGCCGACGCGGCGGCCGCGTTGCTCGACCTGTCGTGA
- a CDS encoding MFS transporter: protein MRAYWDLLRRERDFRRVFVSELVSLGGDWFALVPLLALLPRLTGSGAWGGLVLAADTAVFALLSPYAGSVVDRLDRRRIMVGADLVSAVLILGLLLVRSSGTAWVALVALSGVAGAKAFYSPAAAAALPNLVDAEDLPVATVLNGATWGTMLAVGAGVGGLAASVLGPRACFVIDAGSFLLSAWFTWRTTRPFGEDRRHLPRAGVRADLRETAAFARTDPRVVGLLACKVGPSIGNGAIAMFPIFAATVFGYGRDDVAFAVGMLLAARGFGALLGPILGRRVIAREDRYLWSVLGAAMTVFGVGYMVLPLAHWLWLAMLVVVFAHLGGGGNWILSTYGLQTIVPDRVRGRVFSVDYMISTVVIAVSQASAGALADRADPRWVSFGLGSLVLLYAAGWLVATRSFRRVPAGVPVEV from the coding sequence ATGAGGGCGTACTGGGACCTGCTCCGGCGGGAGCGCGACTTCCGCCGCGTCTTCGTCTCCGAGCTGGTGTCGCTGGGCGGCGACTGGTTCGCGCTGGTGCCGCTGCTCGCGCTGCTGCCGCGGCTCACCGGCTCCGGCGCGTGGGGCGGGCTGGTGCTGGCCGCGGACACGGCGGTGTTCGCGCTGCTGTCGCCGTACGCCGGCTCGGTGGTCGACCGGCTGGACCGGCGCCGCATCATGGTCGGCGCCGACCTGGTGTCGGCCGTGCTGATCCTCGGGCTGCTGCTCGTCCGCTCGTCCGGCACCGCGTGGGTCGCGCTCGTCGCGCTGTCCGGCGTCGCGGGCGCGAAGGCGTTCTACAGCCCGGCCGCCGCGGCGGCGTTGCCGAACCTCGTCGACGCCGAGGACCTCCCCGTCGCCACCGTCCTCAACGGCGCCACCTGGGGCACCATGCTCGCCGTCGGCGCGGGCGTCGGCGGCCTGGCGGCGTCGGTCCTGGGGCCGCGCGCCTGCTTCGTCATCGACGCCGGGTCGTTCCTGCTGTCGGCGTGGTTCACCTGGCGCACGACGCGGCCGTTCGGCGAGGACCGGCGGCACCTGCCGCGCGCGGGCGTGCGGGCGGACCTGCGGGAGACGGCGGCGTTCGCGCGCACCGACCCGCGCGTCGTCGGCCTGCTGGCCTGCAAGGTCGGGCCGTCCATCGGCAACGGCGCCATCGCGATGTTCCCGATCTTCGCCGCGACGGTGTTCGGCTACGGCCGCGACGACGTCGCGTTCGCGGTCGGCATGCTGCTCGCCGCGCGCGGGTTCGGCGCGTTGCTGGGGCCGATCCTCGGGCGGCGGGTCATCGCGCGCGAGGACCGCTACCTGTGGTCGGTGCTCGGCGCCGCGATGACGGTGTTCGGCGTCGGCTACATGGTGCTGCCGCTGGCCCACTGGCTCTGGCTGGCGATGCTCGTCGTGGTGTTCGCGCACCTCGGCGGCGGCGGCAACTGGATCCTCTCCACCTACGGCCTGCAGACGATCGTGCCGGACCGCGTGCGCGGCCGGGTGTTCTCCGTCGACTACATGATCTCGACCGTCGTCATCGCGGTGTCGCAGGCGTCCGCGGGCGCGCTGGCGGACCGCGCCGACCCGCGGTGGGTGTCGTTCGGGCTCGGGTCCCTCGTCCTTCTCTACGCTGCGGGCTGGCTCGTCGCGACGCGGTCGTTCCGCCGCGTGCCCGCGGGCGTGCCGGTGGAGGTGTAG
- the thrB gene encoding homoserine kinase → MAGPAFRAAPVRVRVPATSANLGPGFDAFGLALGLYDDVVARIGESGVAVDVAGEGADTVPRDKRNLVVRAMRATFDALGGQPRGIEVVCANRIPHGRGLGSSAAAIVAGVLAARSLVLGPFPDEAVLALCTELEGHPDNVAACLLGGLVLSWRSDSGVEAVRLPVDASVAPVAFVPATKSSTAKARRLLPESVPHEDAAFNAARAALLVEALGRRPDLLLAATEDRLHQPYRAEAMPRSAALVASLRAAGVPAVVSGAGPTVLAFGAADVNPGRGWTAMPLAVAGGAEVLPV, encoded by the coding sequence GTGGCGGGTCCCGCGTTCCGTGCCGCGCCGGTGCGCGTGCGCGTGCCGGCGACGTCGGCGAACCTCGGTCCCGGCTTCGACGCGTTCGGGCTGGCGCTCGGGCTCTACGACGACGTCGTCGCGCGCATCGGCGAGTCCGGCGTCGCTGTCGACGTCGCCGGCGAGGGCGCCGACACGGTGCCGCGCGACAAGCGCAACCTCGTCGTCCGCGCCATGCGCGCGACGTTCGACGCGCTCGGCGGCCAGCCGCGCGGCATCGAGGTCGTCTGCGCCAACCGGATCCCGCACGGCCGCGGCCTCGGCTCGTCCGCCGCCGCGATCGTCGCCGGCGTGCTGGCCGCGCGGTCGCTGGTGCTCGGGCCGTTCCCCGACGAGGCCGTGCTGGCGCTCTGCACCGAGCTCGAGGGCCACCCCGACAATGTCGCCGCCTGCCTGCTCGGCGGGCTGGTGCTGTCGTGGCGTTCGGACTCGGGCGTCGAGGCGGTGCGGCTGCCGGTCGACGCGTCGGTGGCGCCGGTGGCGTTCGTGCCGGCGACGAAGTCGTCGACCGCCAAGGCGCGGCGCCTGCTGCCGGAGTCGGTGCCGCACGAGGACGCGGCGTTCAACGCCGCCCGCGCCGCGCTGCTCGTGGAGGCGCTGGGGCGCCGGCCCGACCTGCTGCTGGCCGCGACGGAGGACCGGCTGCACCAGCCGTACCGCGCCGAGGCGATGCCGCGGTCGGCGGCCCTGGTCGCGTCGCTGCGCGCGGCGGGCGTGCCCGCCGTGGTGTCGGGTGCCGGGCCGACGGTGCTGGCGTTCGGCGCGGCCGACGTGAACCCCGGGCGCGGCTGGACCGCCATGCCGCTGGCCGTCGCGGGTGGCGCCGAGGTGCTTCCCGTGTGA
- a CDS encoding SRPBCC family protein, with protein sequence MTVRSEWGPANGPRPEPDPANAALFADVRASVTAEVDAPAEAVWDLLADPARVGEVSPECVEGRWIEGASRPEPGARFEGVNRLGDYEWVRPCTVTTAERPTAYAYVAHDRWDVPAADWSFAIEPLGERCRVTETFAHRPDGLSGLRIAADADPANAAAAVAARLASLREGMAATLARLGEAARRT encoded by the coding sequence GTGACGGTGCGTTCCGAGTGGGGGCCGGCGAACGGCCCGCGGCCGGAGCCGGACCCGGCCAACGCCGCGCTGTTCGCGGACGTGCGCGCGTCGGTGACGGCGGAGGTGGACGCGCCCGCGGAGGCGGTGTGGGACCTGCTCGCCGACCCGGCGCGCGTCGGCGAGGTGTCGCCGGAGTGCGTCGAGGGGCGGTGGATCGAGGGGGCGTCGCGGCCGGAGCCGGGCGCGCGGTTCGAGGGCGTCAACCGGCTCGGCGACTACGAGTGGGTGCGGCCGTGCACGGTCACGACCGCCGAGCGCCCGACCGCGTACGCCTACGTCGCGCACGACCGGTGGGACGTGCCGGCGGCGGACTGGTCGTTCGCGATCGAGCCGCTGGGGGAGCGGTGCCGGGTGACGGAGACGTTCGCGCACCGGCCGGACGGGCTGAGCGGGCTGCGGATCGCCGCCGACGCCGACCCGGCCAACGCCGCCGCGGCGGTGGCGGCGCGGCTCGCGTCGTTGCGCGAGGGGATGGCGGCGACGCTGGCGCGGCTGGGGGAGGCGGCGCGGCGGACGTAG
- a CDS encoding sialidase family protein produces the protein MIRPRLLLLALVAPALAVLALPATASKPPARPAVSGLLPGTGNKRVNHNAEPALAAAPDGTLWATSNALATGCGRPTNCGSDIWSSRDGGRHWRWVANPFVTADPTGTYMMGGGDNDIAVAPEKNSSGHYNVYVASLWVSNSIAVSGDGGETWRVLPIESPPGTYGLFPMGAPATMPANAYADRPWIGADGPCTLLFAFNEVPGNQTLLQRYDACQAGLPVRDGASLPFGDTASVLGKVSGRFVVDTGARSPHRHAVYYPAVGSNKVFVQASTDGLTWTRHVVAPFSDDSTTVPIWPVTAAVDAAGRVYVAWHDTFHAYFASSGDGGATWTEPVRLDGARSTAAYPTVAAAGKGVVSVLWYGTARPGPANDPEGMGAPASKKGAVWQVYETRSSDGGRHFTKPVPVSGPVHRGIVCVGGGGCAADGSRNLLDDFGVVFVPGTSRVAAVYTTDQPGGQRVDRKTAYVALG, from the coding sequence ATGATCCGGCCCCGCCTGCTCCTGCTCGCGCTCGTCGCCCCGGCCCTCGCTGTGCTCGCGCTGCCCGCCACCGCGTCGAAGCCGCCCGCGCGGCCCGCCGTCTCCGGCCTGCTGCCCGGCACCGGCAACAAGCGCGTCAACCACAACGCCGAGCCGGCGCTCGCGGCCGCCCCCGACGGCACCCTCTGGGCCACCTCGAACGCGCTCGCCACCGGCTGCGGCCGCCCCACCAACTGCGGCTCCGACATCTGGTCGTCGCGCGACGGCGGGCGGCACTGGCGCTGGGTCGCGAACCCGTTCGTGACCGCCGACCCCACCGGCACGTACATGATGGGCGGCGGCGACAACGACATCGCCGTCGCGCCGGAGAAGAACTCCTCCGGCCACTACAACGTCTACGTCGCGAGCCTCTGGGTCAGCAACTCGATCGCGGTCAGCGGCGACGGCGGCGAGACGTGGCGGGTGCTGCCGATCGAGTCGCCGCCGGGGACGTACGGGCTGTTCCCGATGGGCGCGCCCGCGACCATGCCGGCGAACGCGTACGCGGACCGGCCGTGGATCGGCGCGGACGGGCCGTGCACGCTGCTGTTCGCGTTCAACGAGGTGCCCGGCAACCAGACCCTGCTCCAGCGCTACGACGCCTGCCAGGCCGGGCTGCCGGTGCGCGACGGCGCGTCGCTGCCGTTCGGCGACACGGCGTCGGTGCTCGGCAAGGTGAGCGGGCGGTTCGTCGTCGACACCGGCGCGAGGTCACCGCACCGGCACGCCGTCTACTACCCGGCGGTCGGCAGCAACAAGGTCTTCGTGCAGGCCAGCACCGACGGGCTGACGTGGACGCGGCACGTCGTGGCGCCGTTTTCCGACGACTCCACCACCGTGCCGATCTGGCCGGTCACCGCCGCGGTCGACGCGGCCGGCCGGGTCTACGTCGCCTGGCACGACACGTTCCACGCGTACTTCGCCTCCTCCGGCGACGGCGGCGCCACCTGGACCGAGCCGGTGCGGCTGGACGGGGCGCGGTCGACGGCGGCGTACCCGACGGTCGCGGCGGCGGGGAAGGGGGTCGTGTCGGTCCTCTGGTACGGCACCGCGCGCCCAGGACCGGCAAACGACCCGGAGGGCATGGGCGCGCCCGCGAGCAAGAAGGGCGCCGTCTGGCAGGTGTACGAGACGCGCAGCAGCGACGGCGGGCGGCACTTCACGAAGCCGGTGCCGGTGAGCGGGCCGGTGCACCGCGGCATCGTCTGCGTGGGCGGCGGTGGCTGCGCCGCCGACGGCAGCCGGAACCTGCTGGACGACTTCGGCGTGGTGTTCGTGCCGGGGACGTCGCGGGTGGCGGCGGTCTACACGACCGACCAGCCGGGCGGTCAGCGCGTCGACCGCAAGACCGCCTACGTCGCCCTGGGCTGA
- a CDS encoding ATPase, T2SS/T4P/T4SS family, translated as MDSLRIVETEVRELVRRRGLDPASDQAAIRRLVDDVLADYDERTLTSTLPPLPERARATREVYDAVVGYGPLQRYLDDPTVEEIWVNEPGRVFVARRGRSELTNTILGEGQVQDLCEKMLKSSGRRVDLSTPFVDAMLPDGSRLHIVIPDITRRHWSVNIRKFVLTAHSLDELVALGSLTNQAARFLEAAVASGLNVIVAGGTQAGKTTLLNCLAAAIPARERVITCEEVFELRIPLPDVVSMQTRQANLEGTGEVRLRRLVKEALRMRPDRIIVGEVRQEECLDLLIALNSGLPGMCSIHANSAREAVVKMCTLPLLAGENVSHAFVVPTVASSIDLVVHTQTTRTGQRRVSEIVGIPGRVEGDVVETAQVFATQGEALVRADGYPPHPERFERAGYDLAALLAQPQYA; from the coding sequence GTGGACTCGCTGCGGATCGTCGAGACCGAGGTGCGCGAGCTGGTGCGCCGGCGCGGCCTCGACCCGGCGTCGGACCAGGCCGCGATCCGGCGGCTCGTCGACGACGTGCTCGCCGACTACGACGAGCGCACGCTCACCTCGACGCTGCCGCCGCTGCCCGAACGCGCCCGCGCGACCCGCGAGGTCTACGACGCGGTCGTCGGCTACGGGCCGTTGCAGCGGTACCTGGACGACCCGACGGTCGAGGAGATCTGGGTCAACGAGCCGGGCCGGGTGTTCGTGGCCCGGCGCGGCCGCAGCGAGCTGACGAACACGATCCTCGGCGAGGGCCAGGTCCAGGACCTGTGCGAGAAGATGCTGAAGTCCAGCGGGCGCCGCGTGGACCTGTCGACGCCGTTCGTGGACGCGATGCTGCCGGACGGCAGCCGGCTGCACATCGTGATCCCGGACATCACGCGGCGGCACTGGTCCGTGAACATCCGCAAGTTCGTGCTGACCGCGCACAGCCTGGACGAGCTGGTGGCGCTGGGCAGCCTGACGAACCAGGCGGCGCGGTTCCTGGAGGCGGCGGTCGCCAGCGGCCTCAACGTCATCGTGGCCGGCGGCACGCAGGCCGGGAAGACGACGCTGCTCAACTGCCTGGCGGCGGCGATCCCGGCGCGGGAGCGGGTCATCACCTGCGAGGAGGTGTTCGAGCTCCGCATCCCGCTGCCGGACGTCGTGTCGATGCAGACCCGCCAGGCCAACCTCGAAGGCACCGGCGAGGTCCGGCTGCGCCGCCTGGTGAAGGAGGCGTTGCGGATGCGCCCGGACCGGATCATCGTCGGCGAGGTCCGGCAGGAGGAGTGCCTGGACCTGCTCATCGCCCTGAACTCCGGCCTGCCCGGCATGTGCTCGATCCACGCGAACAGCGCGCGCGAGGCGGTCGTGAAGATGTGCACGCTGCCGTTGCTGGCCGGCGAGAACGTCTCGCACGCGTTCGTGGTGCCGACGGTCGCGAGCAGCATCGACCTGGTCGTGCACACGCAGACGACCCGCACCGGGCAACGCCGGGTGAGCGAGATCGTGGGCATCCCCGGCCGGGTCGAGGGCGACGTGGTGGAGACGGCGCAGGTCTTCGCGACGCAGGGGGAGGCGCTGGTCCGCGCCGACGGGTACCCGCCGCACCCGGAGCGGTTCGAACGCGCCGGCTACGACCTGGCGGCGCTGCTCGCGCAGCCGCAGTACGCGTAG
- a CDS encoding type II secretion system F family protein → MGVFLGLLLGVGLFLVWRALTTEPAGKDPDAVTWRTRLEELLAQAGIEGVSPGQLVGASVALGLVTFVLVAGLSRVALIGLVFGGFAASLPVNVVRSRRRKRTLELRDVWPEVVDNLASGIRAGLSLPEAVSQLGLRGPELLRPAFDRFAADYRATGRFGDCLDRLKASLADPVGDRVIESLRMAREVGGTDLGRLLRTLSAFLREDARTRAELETRQGWTVNAARLALAAPWLLLLLLSTRPGAVEAYGSAAGALVLLVGGGVSFLAYRIMLRIARLPEERRVLR, encoded by the coding sequence ATGGGCGTCTTCCTCGGGCTGCTGCTCGGCGTCGGCCTGTTCCTGGTCTGGCGGGCGTTGACGACCGAGCCGGCCGGCAAGGACCCGGACGCAGTCACCTGGCGGACGCGGCTCGAGGAGCTGCTGGCGCAGGCCGGCATCGAGGGCGTGTCGCCGGGCCAGCTCGTGGGGGCGAGCGTGGCGCTGGGGCTGGTGACGTTCGTGCTGGTGGCGGGGCTGTCGCGGGTGGCGCTGATCGGGCTCGTGTTCGGCGGGTTCGCGGCGAGCCTGCCCGTCAACGTCGTCCGCTCGCGGCGGCGCAAGCGCACGCTGGAGCTGCGCGACGTCTGGCCGGAGGTCGTCGACAACCTCGCGTCCGGCATCCGCGCCGGCCTGTCGCTGCCGGAGGCGGTGAGCCAGCTCGGGCTGCGCGGGCCGGAGCTGCTGCGGCCGGCGTTCGACCGGTTCGCGGCCGACTACCGGGCGACCGGGCGGTTCGGCGACTGCCTGGACCGGCTGAAGGCGTCGCTGGCCGACCCGGTCGGCGACCGGGTCATCGAGTCGCTGCGGATGGCCCGCGAGGTCGGCGGCACCGACCTGGGTCGGCTGCTGCGCACGCTGTCGGCGTTCCTGCGCGAGGACGCGCGGACCCGCGCCGAGCTGGAGACGCGGCAGGGCTGGACCGTCAACGCCGCCCGCCTCGCGCTGGCGGCGCCGTGGCTGCTGCTCCTGCTGCTGTCGACGCGGCCCGGCGCGGTCGAGGCGTACGGCAGCGCGGCGGGCGCACTGGTGCTGCTGGTCGGCGGCGGCGTGTCGTTCCTGGCGTACCGGATCATGCTGCGGATCGCCCGGCTGCCGGAGGAACGGCGGGTGCTGCGGTGA
- a CDS encoding type II secretion system F family protein, whose amino-acid sequence MILLGMLIGLLAGGGLALAVAYSPPMRTPRLDDRLAPYLRDAPRPSRLLATKETLTPFPTLERILSPVLSDATRFLDRWLGGVTSLRRRLVQAGRGMTLEEFRAEQVVWGALGLLAGLAVSVLAVVTGRGAPPLALLVLCLGLTLFGVLARDRWLTREVAQREERMLAEFPTIAELLALAVTAGEGPVGALERVTRISTGELAAELRAALADAKAGASLVTALEGIAARTSLPPLSRFVDGVAIAVERGTPLAEVLRAQAVDVREAGRRRLLEAGGKKEIGMLVPVVFLVLPVTIVFALFPGFYGLQVLTP is encoded by the coding sequence GTGATCCTGCTCGGCATGCTGATCGGGCTGCTCGCGGGTGGCGGGCTGGCGCTCGCGGTCGCGTACTCGCCGCCGATGCGGACGCCGCGGCTGGACGACCGGCTGGCGCCGTACCTGCGGGACGCGCCGCGGCCGTCGCGGCTGCTCGCGACCAAGGAGACGTTGACGCCGTTCCCGACGCTGGAACGCATCCTGTCGCCGGTGCTCTCGGACGCGACGCGGTTCCTCGACCGCTGGCTCGGCGGGGTGACGTCGTTGCGGCGGCGGCTGGTGCAGGCCGGGCGCGGGATGACGTTGGAGGAGTTCCGCGCGGAGCAGGTCGTGTGGGGCGCGCTGGGGCTGCTCGCCGGGCTGGCGGTGTCGGTGCTCGCGGTCGTCACCGGCCGCGGCGCGCCGCCGCTCGCGCTGCTCGTGCTCTGCCTGGGGCTGACGCTGTTCGGCGTGCTGGCGCGGGACCGGTGGCTGACGCGCGAGGTCGCGCAGCGCGAGGAGCGGATGCTCGCGGAGTTCCCGACGATCGCCGAGCTGCTCGCGCTCGCCGTCACGGCGGGGGAGGGGCCGGTCGGCGCGCTGGAACGCGTCACCCGCATCAGCACCGGCGAGCTCGCGGCGGAGCTGCGGGCTGCCCTCGCCGACGCCAAGGCGGGGGCGTCGCTGGTGACGGCGCTGGAGGGCATCGCCGCGCGGACGTCGTTGCCGCCGCTGTCGCGGTTCGTCGACGGCGTCGCGATCGCGGTCGAGCGCGGCACGCCGCTGGCGGAGGTGCTGCGCGCGCAGGCGGTCGACGTGCGCGAGGCGGGGCGGCGGCGGCTGCTCGAAGCCGGCGGCAAGAAGGAGATCGGCATGCTGGTGCCGGTCGTGTTCCTGGTGCTGCCGGTGACGATCGTCTTCGCGCTGTTCCCCGGGTTCTACGGCTTGCAGGTGCTCACGCCGTGA